Genomic window (Acinonyx jubatus isolate Ajub_Pintada_27869175 chromosome B1, VMU_Ajub_asm_v1.0, whole genome shotgun sequence):
TAGGAGCTCATGGGagcagacacctcaccaaagaagaaatattagagGCTCAGCATCATTGGTCATCAGGATAATGCAAATTACAACTCCAGTGAGGTATCACTGCAGATCCAGCAGCATGGTCACCATTGTTAAGAAGACAGTGACAACATCAGGATCTGGTGAGGGTTATGGAACTCTCATACACGGCTGTGGGGAATGTCAAATGTCACAGCTGCTCCGGAAAAGTCTGTcagtttcttatgaagttaaataCAAACTCACTATACAACCTAGCAATCCCACTGCTAGGTGTGTatgcaacagaaatgaaaacacatgctCACAAAAGACTTGTACGTGAATGTTAgtagcagctttactcataacAGCTCCAAATGGAAAAAGAACTGTAATGTCCTCCATTTtgtgaatgggtaaacaaatttTGGCGGAATTCTGCTCAGCaatatgaataaatggataaaaacaaaggcaagaatCCAGGCACAAAAGAATATGTCTTTTATGACTCCAGGTATATGAAATTTTACCCTAAAACTATAGCACAGAACACAGATGTGCAGGTGCACGGGAGCTAGAGTGACAGGAGGTGCTTCGGGGGGAGCTGGACTGGCCCCACGTCATGACTGGGGTGGCGACTTACACACTGTGTGCAGTTGTCTAAATTCAcggaattgtacacttaaaattattgATTGCTAATGCATGTaaattgtatctcagtaaaaAAGGGCACAAAAATCTGAACATATATATGACTCATGATCCAACAAAATGCACACCAAAGTGCATCAGTGCTCACACATAAGAaagttcacagcagctttattcacactATCCCCAAGCTATAGACAATCAAATGTTCATCAGCAGTAAAAtcgataaataaattgtggcatcTTCTTATAATGGCGTAGTATCTAGCAACAAAAGGGAATGAACTACAGACACATAAAACAACAGGGATAAATTTCACAGACATCAAGTTGGATGAAAGAAGACAGATATATACCAATTATGTTCtataattccattatatgaaGCTCAAAAGACACACAATGCCAGACTAAAGTGTTTAGGGTTGCATGCTAGGcgctaaaagaataaataaaggcaaggaaatggtTTCAAATGAAGCGAGCAGGACCTTTCTGGGGGGAAGGCAGTGACTGGAGAGAGGCATGCTACGTACTCGAGTCCTGAAACACTGTTCCTTGACTCGGTGGCAAGTATATGGATGCTCATTTAGAAGTCACTAAGCTGCTACGTGCTATTTTATGGATTTCTCTGTGGATCTATTATACTTCACAGGATCAAAgcatttaaataacattaaagtGCATCCCTGTGTCTCCCACAACTCCCTGGCTCTGGCTTTGTGAGAGTGGGCTCTTTAGATGAACCATCACCTATGCAGAGTGGGCACATGACTGCACACAACGCACCCATAAGTGAAGGCCAGTATTCATTGTTCCTGGAAAAAAGGGGGCtgagaattaataataaaagaaaaatctgagtgTTTAGCCAGTTAAGGAGATACAGGGTAAAACCACTGAAAActtacgggtgcctgggtggctcagttaagtgtccgacttcggctcaggtcatgatctcgcagtttgtgagtttgagccctgcgtcgggctctgtgctgacagctcggagcctgcagcctgcttcagattctgtgtctccctctctctctgcccctcccctgcttgtgctcggtctctctctgtttctcagaaataaataaacattaaagtttttttaaaaaaaatactgaaaacttaAATGATAAGCAAATTAGAAAGAAGTCATTGGAATCAGCCAAATTAACTGAAGTCGATACTCTAGGAGACTGGATTTCAAAtgctaataaatacataaacattagaATGAAATTTAAAGGTGATCAAGAAAATACTCTTCACCTGATACATGATTACTGTTGTAATCAGAAAAACACACAAGGCAGTTGGAGTCATCATCTCTGGGCTCTGCTTCCCCGTCTTTAGAATCAGGCAGTGATGTGTTCCACATGGAGATGCTACACCAGTCTGTGGAAGTATGTGgcccatggtgggctctgtgatgattaAAGTCACTCTTCCTTCCCCAACAACCTGTCTAAAGTCATTGCTCACTGGGGTGGTGCTTCTTTCCAGAGTGGACCCCCTGCCCGACCTCTGAGCCTCCCAAATCACCCCACTGTGGACCATGGCTGCTCCCTTGAGGGGGCCCCTCTGGCTATGCTACgtggctgggagggaaggggcttTACAGGTGATTCTGGCAAGGGAACGAGGAAAGGATTCCACTGGAAAGCAACAGAATCAGCTTTCGAAATGTGCATGGGTCActtggtcaagcgtccaacttccgttcaagtcatgatctcacggttcttgagcccaatccccacatcgggctctgtgctgtcagcacagagccggctttggatcctctgtccctcccaccccccacctctgtccttcctccacttgctctctgtctctcaaaaataaataagcagacaacaaaaaaagaacattcaaaaTATGCATGGGTCATTTCAATTCATGCTCCTGGTTACAGGTGTCAGAAACCGCGTCAGGTGCAGAGGCCCTCCCTGTGAGAGAGGGACTGGTACTGGGTCACCCTAAAAGGTACCTCCGTATAACAGGGACCTCAGACTGCTGTCCCTCCTTCCTGTAGACAGACGGGAAGACAGGTGACTATATGCTGAGTGCCAAACAGCAAATCGGGAAGATTGCAGTACATGTGGTGGGCACCATGATGGGAGCTGGACCCTTCCGCCTGCACCCCAAACACTCCCACCACCCCTGCATGCCTTCATCTCCTCAGCCCAGTCTTCGCCTGGAAGGGTTCCTTCCAAAACACACACCACAGCATCCTCCTGCCCTTCTAGGGTCTCCCCACCCTCAGGATGAGTCCCAAACTGGCACAGCTCAGTACCCTTCCTGACAGGtcacctgctctctgcccccaacTTCTCTGGAAGTTCCAGGAGTTCCAAGAGTTCCAAGCTCCCCCCTCaggtctctgcctttcctcctgctgccagctccctcctcccttctggctCCCTCCTAGAGAGCCTTCCCCTACCTGAACACATAGGTGGGCACCTCTTCTGCCTGTTGGCCTGGTCGGGTCTCCTAGTGAGCAGAACCAAGCAGACATTTAGATTTTGTCACAAGACAGAGCAACCCGAGATTAGCAGCTGAcgacccacccacccattcactTACTCACTTACTCTCTCATTCCCCACAACCAGGGCAGGACTGAGCCCTGAtggggaggagctggggacaAGTTGAACATGAGCCCTGCCTGCACTGAGTTCCTAATCTGATGGGGAAGGCAGACATTTAGACCACCAGGAGATGCCACCTGTCATGGGGGACCctctgccaggggctggaggcagggaggtggggaggggtcaccagaagaaggggaggcagggagaggagtaatgaagggggaggacagggagtcaatggggggcagggtggtgggggcagagaggcagtggggaggaCAGAGGTGAAGGTGTAGGGAGGTGGTGCACAGAGCCTGGGCGAACCCTGGCTCCAGAAGTCACTGACGTACTCATGGAAAGCCTCTGCGAGAATGACAGGGCTGCCTGCCTCAGGGTTTGTTGCAAGGACTGAATAAGAAAACCCAAACACTCTCGTGTTTGGAGGACAGCAGGCACCCAACAAAAGTTAGTGAGGTGAAGCTAAGATGTAAGAAATGAGAAGGCAGAAGCCAGGTGAGGATGTGGCAAGGGGAACATACAACAGAAAGACCGAGCAtcatatgcaaaggccctgtggcaggaaaaGGCAGGATAAGTGTAAGGAACAGGAAGGTGGTCAGGGGGATGGAAGTGTCTAGTGAAGGGCTGATGGCGGGGTCGGGGCGTGAAGGGGAACTGGAGGAGACGGAAGGCTAGATCTCAAAACAAATCCTAAGCCTCTGACCCAGTGGTAGCTGCCACACACAGCGCCTTCCAGCAaggcccctccccgctccccgctGGGCCTAGGCTGACTGGGGCCTCCTTCCCAGGATGAGGGAGAGCTGAGGACCAGCCAACATCAGTTCACTTTTGCCCCCAGAGCCTCATCAGTCTGGCCACAGCGGCGTGCAAGGGGAATGCAGGGGCTGCTCCATGCTTCTCCACGGAGGTGGCTGCAAACCTCGTCTCCCTGGAAACCGGAATAATCATTGGAAGTGAGCTCATGGCAACTCCGCTCACGCGCGTGGGTGCCACGATTATTATACAAGCTGATTTACACACTGTCCTTTTCAAACCTATACGCCATGAATGTGAAAGAAGGTTCACTATCCCCACTTTTCTGGCAAGGCACCCTGCCAGAGGAGAGGACGGAACGAGGAGGTTCAGCTGATGTTCTAAAATCTGCACTCCCTGCTAAAAATACAGCGAAACGCGCTCCTCTCCTCGCAGCTACTGCGGTTCCAGTCAGTCCCACGCAGATGTCCAGAGAGCCGCAGGAAGGGGGTTCATATCACAGTTACTGGGCAGATGGTGTCCGTGAGGTGTGGGCGAGGGACCCCTGCGAATGTGGGTGCGGCCTTCCGCAGACGCAAGGAGCCGCTGGGGTCTTGTGCTCACCAGGCGCCGATGGACGGGCACTCTGTGCAGGAAGGGGTACGAAGCTGggagctcggggggggggggggggggtgtgtctCCGCAGGCCAGAACTTGCTGAGTAGGTGGCAGGAACAGAGGTGTGTTCCAGAGCACCCctgccttccccgccccctcccccagctctttcCCTAGCTGCAGCCACGCCTGCTTCTGGATGCAACGCGAAGTTATTTGACGCTGCAATTAGCCGGCAGAGTGAGTCATCTGCTCCCCCGGCCTCGCTGCTGCAGCAGCGGAGACGGTGTGGAAGGAACCACGGGCGCAGGCCCAGCCGCTCGGCCCGGTGGGACCTCAGAGGGCCTTCCAGAGACGTCCCATCCCAGATCGCCTTTCAGCAAGAGGATGCAGGGCCCGGAGAGGCCTGGGGGAAGGCCATCCCCCTCGCCCCGCACACCCCACGCCTTCCTTTCACCCACCTTGAGGTCCGGTGGTCAGAAAGAGGCGGTttaccgccccctccccccaaccgtGGCACTCAGGCCGTGAACCGCCTTCTGATGAAATTAACTCACACTCACCCGAGCCCTGGTGAAATTCCTGCACGACCCCGGAGCAGGGCTTTTTTAGACTAACGTCCAAGGCTTCACCTCCAGTTGGGCAGCATCCCTACCACCTcccgcctctccccacccccacccccacgcacaGCAGCGGGCGATTTCCAGGGTGCGCTGGAGCGTCCCAGCAGCACCTGATCTCCTTCGCCCACCCCTTCCTGGCATCCAGACTCCCCGCACCcatcccccccgcccacccccacccccagcacccaggctcaccccttccctgggctcccttctcccctctcctccccacctggactctctcccttcctctgtcctcctccctcccctgtcccgcagactggctcccctccccttctgcaCCCAGGCTCTCCCTCCTACCCCACCAGCACCcgggctcccttcctccccctctccctgcgcCCCAAGCCAACTTCCTCAGGCTTCCAGGCCGCTGGCAGGCCGGTGGTGGGCGTGGAGCCTGGTCGCGGGAGAAGCGCAGCCTTAGGGGCCCGAGAGGTGGGAGGTACTGGGGAGTGGGCCCCTAGAGGAGTCCGGGGTAGaaagacctggggtgggggtggggggtagtgtTCCCAGAGCGGCCGGGAGAGTGGGAGGCAGGCGGAGAGGCGCGAGGGAGGAGGGGGGTCACTTCTCCTTGGGGAGGCGGCAGAGGGGAGTCCTAGGGGCTGCGGGGGTTGAGGGtggagaggggggcgggggaaggcgGCGCCTGGGCCGGGCGCACGGGgcggcgggtggggtggggggagtggagcgTCCAGGGAGGGGCGCcgcgggctggggagggggcgcgcGCGCCCTGCGGTCCTCCGCGCCGCATCGGTTCCCGGCGcggggccgcggcggcggcggcggcggcggcggcggcgggaggcggAGGATGCGGACTCCGGCGCCGGCGGCGCGGGCCCGGGAGGACGcgggaggatgaggaggaggccGGCGGTCCGGCCGCGCGGCGCCGGGAGGAGGCgcaggcggcgggggcggcggcgggcggcggcggcggcgggcgcgcggGGTGCGGGCCGGCTCGGGCGCGGAGGATGAAGTGGAGCGTCCGCGGGGCCTGCGCCGCgctctcctcctgcctcctgctcGCCTGCGCGCTCAGCGCCGCCGCCGTCGGCCTCAAGTGCTTCTCGCTGGGCTCGGAGCTGCGCGGGGAGCCGTTCCGGCTGGGGGCGGCCGCCGGCGCCTTCTACTCGGGGCTGCTGCTGGCCGCCGGCCTTTCGCTGCTCGGCGCCGCCCTGCTCTGCTGCGGGCCCCGGGACGCGCCGCTCGCGGGGTCGGGCCCGGGCCCGGGGCTCGGGGTCCCCGCGGCCGCGGCGGGGGCTCCCGAGGCCGCGCCGGGAGAGCCGGGGGCCGCGGCCGGGCCCTCGGGGCCGGGGAGCAGCCAGAACCTGCTGCTGCTCGGCGTCCTCGTCTTCATGCTCGGGGTCCTCAGCGCCTTCGCGGGCGCCGTGATCGACGGCGACACCGTGTCCCTCGTGGAGCGCAAGTACTCCCACTACTGCCTGCCCCCGCGCGCgccggcccccggccccgccgccgccgccgccgccgccgccgccgccgcccccggcccggcccccggcGCGCCGCGCGCCCGCAGCACCCTGGACAGCGCCACGTCGGCCAAGTGCCGCCAGCTCAAGGACTACCAGCGCGGCCTGGTGCTCTCCACCGTCTTCAACTCGCTCGAGTGCCTGCTGGGCCTGCTCAGCCTCCTGCTCGTCAAGAACTACCGCGCGTCGCAGGCGCGGCGCGGCCGGCGCGGCCGGCGGAGGGCGGCCCGGGCCCTGGCGCGGCCCCGCGGCGGCCCCGGGCTCCGCGCGCAGCCGCCAGCCTCCCGGGCgcggcggggccggcggggccgGCGCGGTCGGCGGCTGCAGCCGCGGCCGAGCGACGCTTCCATCCTGTCCCCGGAGGACTCGGACGTGGCCGCCCCGGGGGACTGCGCTGGCTTCGGGGCGCACCACGCAGTCTCCTACATCAACGTGGGCGTCTTCCACGCGCTCGACGAGGCGGGTGTGGAGGTGTGCTGCGGAGGGCACCCGTCGGTGGAGCTGCCGGGGTACGCGCCCTCGGACCCCGACCTCAACGCCTCCTACCCCTACTGCTGCCGGCAGCCCTGCGAGGCCGCGCGCCCCTGGGAGCCGAGCCGGGCCTGCTGAGCCCTGGGGCCCTCCCCGGAAGGACGGACGGACGGCGCGCCAGCCGGCGCGGGCCTCCGCGGCCGACCACCGCCCGCCGCCCGCGAGCGAGGACCAGGCCTGCCGAGGACATGCCGCGGAGATGCACCTTCAGGGGTGGACTGGCCTCGCGTCGCTGAGGGCCCCTCGCCGAGAGACTGGGCCTCCAGTATTACCATTTCTGTGTCTGGGaggtttctcttcttttctgtgtctgttcGTATCCGGATTCCGTTTTAAAGTTTACAATAAATGTTTCGGGGCTGCCTCGCCCCCATCGCACTTCTCTTTGGCAAAGTCCGGTCCAGGGTGAGAGCTCAGAAAGAGAGGGTGATTTCGCGGGAGGAAGAACCCTCGCCGAGAGGACAGAAGGAGCAGAATGGCAGAAGTGAAAACGCACCCAACAAGCGACACTTTGTACACGGATGTGCCTGCTTTTGTTGATACTTTCTTACTGTAAAGCTCTCCATAAACAGTGAAAATGTTTGGTAAATTTATTGCAATTTAAAATTGGTTAGTTCCTTTATTAAATTAATTGCTATGTTATTGGAGATATTCATCAAATTGGAGTTAGAGGGTGTCGACACACAACCCGCTTTGGGGCCAGTGGTTGGACCTGGTCAGACAAACGCTGAGTTGGAGTTTTCTGCTGGGCGGTTGCCTCCATCCAACCTCTTCCTGCAGTTAACTTCCCTGTGTGTGTACCAGGTCCCAAAcgtttctttttttggaaattgGCGGTGGGGTTTCTACTGCAAAGCTGAGCTTATTTTTGGTTAGTATATATGAACAATCCAATCCTATTTTGGAAAATCACAGTCATAGTTTTTTTTCTGGCAAGGATTATTTTCCTGTTGATTAATTCAGTGATCTGGTAATTTTTGCATATTAtagcatttcatttaaaatacaccCCTTAAATAGCCTTAACTGATGTGAAGGTCATACTTTAAAATCCTTAGGATGCTTACCCACACAATATGAAATGTATTCTCGGTGACGGCAAAATACGTTTCCATCCAGTCTGGTGGCCTGGCTGGGAGCCAAGCAGGCTCAGAGTCTCGGGCAAAAGGTAGCACAACCCCACGTGCTGGGATTGTGGCGCCAGGGAGGTGTGCCGATGATTCTTAAGGTGCTTGGAGCAGAATAGTGTAGCGGAAGAGCGGAATGGCCCCACCCTGACCTGAATAGTGTGTGCCTCGAGCCAAAGGAGGTAGGGACACACCCGGTGCTCTGCCAGGTAAAGTGTGGCGAGCACCACACTTTGGGTGATAATAAACAAGTGATGTGTAATGTGTTTGCAGCGTAAAGGGGTTCACTTCTGATTGTGGGAAAGTAGCCGGATTTAGGGGTGGAGGTGGAGTTTCCAGGTGCCAGCTCTGGGATAAGACCTCTCCTCAGCTCCACGTTCCTTGCCCAAAGCCACGGTCTCCTGTACTTGGACAATCaaggcccccaccccagcttggaCCTGGCGGGGCTGCCCAGCTTCAGTGGAGGCTGCTGGAGAGAGGGGGCCGGCTTCCATGCAGAGGAGTGGAGGGGACCTGTCGCTGGTCAGCGCCTGATCCTTGCCGTGTAACATGGCGATCTCCTTGTTATGTTGATGCTGCCTGAGGAAAGAGGATGATTCACAGCCAAGTAAGTAGGTTCTGAACCACAGGCCTCTT
Coding sequences:
- the TMEM271 gene encoding transmembrane protein 271 encodes the protein MKWSVRGACAALSSCLLLACALSAAAVGLKCFSLGSELRGEPFRLGAAAGAFYSGLLLAAGLSLLGAALLCCGPRDAPLAGSGPGPGLGVPAAAAGAPEAAPGEPGAAAGPSGPGSSQNLLLLGVLVFMLGVLSAFAGAVIDGDTVSLVERKYSHYCLPPRAPAPGPAAAAAAAAAAAPGPAPGAPRARSTLDSATSAKCRQLKDYQRGLVLSTVFNSLECLLGLLSLLLVKNYRASQARRGRRGRRRAARALARPRGGPGLRAQPPASRARRGRRGRRGRRLQPRPSDASILSPEDSDVAAPGDCAGFGAHHAVSYINVGVFHALDEAGVEVCCGGHPSVELPGYAPSDPDLNASYPYCCRQPCEAARPWEPSRAC